One window of the Salvia splendens isolate huo1 chromosome 1, SspV2, whole genome shotgun sequence genome contains the following:
- the LOC121749636 gene encoding serine/threonine protein phosphatase 2A regulatory subunit B''beta-like, whose product MDLDFNGDVASLDAELLQLGEVSPFAIKANPCVAVKLFDQWLSLPETNSLVKSLLNNAKGVGPVNVAGTSSGTNAVASNTLPSMFPAGSTPPLSPRSSSVSPRHTKQRGPSAFRSPLKLVNEPVKEHIPQFYFLNGRPPPNELKERCLFRINQFFYGHVDGLQMHEFKPVTKEICKLPSFFSVALFRKIDTDCSGIVTRDAFVDYWINGNMLTKDLATQIYMILKQPGVRYLAQDDFKPLLRELLTIHPGLEFLQSTPEFQERYAETVIYRIFYYVNRAGNGRLSLRELKRSNLIAAMQHADEEEDINKVLRYFSYEHFYVIYCKFWELDTDHDFLIDKENLIRYGNHALTYRIVDRIFSQVPRKFTSKVEGKMGYEDFVYFILSEEDKSSEPSLEYWFKCIDLDGNGIITRNEMQFFYEEQLHRMECMAQEPVLFEDILCQIVDMVFPEDDSYFTLRDLKGSKLSGSVFNILFNLNKFMAFETRDPFLIRQERENPTLTEWDRFAHREYIRLSMEEDAEDASNGSQDVWDESLEAPF is encoded by the exons ATGGATTTGGATTTCAATGGCGACGTCGCGAGCCTAGATGCCGAGCTCTTGCAGCTCGGAGAGGTGTCTCCTTTCGCTATCAAGGCCAATCCTTGTGTTGCGGTGAAGCTTTTCGATCAGTGGCTATCTCTCCCGGAAACCAATTCTCTG GTAAAATCCTTGCTTAATAATGCTAAAGGAGTAGGTCCTGTGAATGTAGCTGGAACATCCTCTGGTACAAATGCTGTGGCAAGCAATACATTGCCTTCAATGTTTCCTGCTGGCAGTACGCCACCACTGTCACCAAGAAGTTCATCAGTTTCGCCCCGGCATACGAAGCAGAGAGGCCCATCTGCGTTTAGGTCACCCCTGAAGTTAGTGAATGAGCCAGTGAAGGAGCATATACCACAG TTCTATTTCCTTAATGGCCGTCCTCCACCAAATGAATTGAAAGAACGGTGTTTGTTTAGAATCAATCAGTTTTTCTATGGTCACGTGGATGGGCTCCAAATGCATG AATTCAAACCAGTGACAAAGGAAATTTGCAAGCTCCCTTCATTCTTCTCTGTTGCACTTTTTAGAAAGATCGATACTGATTGCAGTGGAATCGTGACCAG GGATGCATTCGTTGATTATTGGATTAATGGAAACATGTTGACTAAAGATTTAGCAACCCAAATTTACATGATCTTGAAGCAGCCAGGTGTCAGATACTTGGCCCAG GATGACTTCAAACCTTTGCTTCGGGAACTTCTAACTATTCATCCCGGGTTGGAGTTCTTACAGAGTACACCTGAATTTCAAGAAAGATATG CTGAAACTGTAATATACAGAATATTTTACTACGTGAATAGAGCGGGTAATGGTCGTCTATCGCTCAGGGAGCTCAAACGTTCAAACTTGATAGCTGCAATGCAACATGCAGACGAAGAAGAGGATATTAACAAAGTTCTGAG GTACTTCTCTTACGAACATTTTTATGTGATATACTGCAAGTTTTGGGAACTGGATACCGATCATGACTTTCTGATCGACAAAGAGAACCTTATCAGATATGGTAACCATGCACTTACCTACAGGATTGTTGATAGAATATTTTCTCAG GTTCCTAGAAAGTTCACCAGCAAGGTTGAAGGAAAGATGGGATATGAAGATTTCGTTTACTTCATATTGTCAGAGGAGGACAAATCATCTGAGCCTAGTCTCGAATACTG GTTCAAATGCATAGATTTAGATGGCAATGGGATTATTACGAGGAACGAAATGCAATTCTTTTACGAGGAGCAGTTGCACAGAATGGAATGCATGGCCCAAGAGCCCGTGCTTTTTGAGGATATTTTGTGTCAGATAGTTGACATGGTTTTTCCAGAG GATGATAGTTATTTTACATTACGTGATTTGAAAGGAAGCAAACTCTCTGGGAGTGTTTTCAATATTCTCTTTAACCTTAATAAGTTCATGGCTTTTGAGACTCGTGATCCATTCCTAATTCGGCAG GAGCGTGAAAATCCAACTTTAACAGAGTGGGACCGCTTTGCACACAGAGAATATATTAGGCTTTCAATGGAGGAAGATGCTGAAGATGCTTCTAATGGAAGTCAAGATGTTTGGGATGAATCTCTTGAGGCTCCTTTCTGA
- the LOC121749653 gene encoding diphthine--ammonia ligase-like, whose translation MMNVVALVSGGKDSCYAMMKCQQYGHQIVALANLMPIDEAQDELDSYMYQTVGHQIVVSYAECMGIPLFRRRIRGTTRHHGLSYNMTPGDEVEDMLILLKEVKRNIPSVSAVSSGAIASDYQRLRVESVCSRLGLVSLAYLWKQDQSLLLEDMISSAIIAFTVKVAAIGLVPSKHLGKELSQLQAHLHKLKELYGINVCGEGGEYETLTLDCPLFKNARIVLDKYEVILHSSDQIAPVGVLHPLEYHLEKKLVPLSETDNDKINEVPVGESNLVHEVVGDFLDILEAASPKNVMTSNLGIETKQEIHISKSKKKNTFSITCWLQDASKTSVDLREDLRVVLTKIQLLLSENNLSWENVLYIHLYIADMNEFALANDEYVKFITQEKCRFGVPSRSTIELPLLQAGLGRAYVEVLVSDDNTKNVLHVQSISEWAPSCIGPYSQATLHKDVLQMAGQLGLDPPTMLLSVEGPTLEFQQALDNSEAVAKCFNCSISTNAICLVIYCSASLSSSDRVSVNNQMDVCLAQMKLRLNNGSKSNTLVLSDPVMLYILVPDLPKRALVEVKPLLYNGEDMEIPTRVTKQDLCAKQAYWGFEHESWHNGCHQKCIVGGRICAAVISITQEIVAKICYNESECKANIQKLVRAAEFCIYLLDEVLLENDLSWDDILNLRIYFSTSPETSHGALSTIFTNAFAEFAEMSKRIDKDTEPFFTLVPILGAGTSATSMDNILTCELFARKF comes from the exons ATGATGAATGTGGTTGCGCTAGTCAGTGGCGGTAAGGACAGCTGCTATGCAATGATGAAATGCCAGCAGTACGGCCACCAG ATTGTGGCGCTGGCGAATTTGATGCCAATTGATGAAGCTCAGGATGAGCTCGATAGTTACATGTATCAAACG GTGGGGCACCAAATAGTTGTAAGCTACGCAGAATGCATGGGGATTCCACTGTTTAGGAGACGGATTCGAGGAACTACTAG GCATCATGGCCTTAGCTACAATATGACTCCTGGGGATGAAGTTGAAGATATGTTGATCCTCTTAAAGGAAGTTAAGCGTAATATACCCTCTGTTTCAGCAGTCTCATCTGGTGCAATTGCTTCTGACTATCAAAGGTTGCGTGTGGAAAGTGTATGCTCTAGGCTGGGGCTGGTTTCTTTGGCATATTTATGGAAGCAAGATCAATCATTGCTCCTTGAAGACATG ataAGTAGTGCAATTATTGCCTTCACAGTAAAG GTAGCGGCTATAGGGTTGGTTCCTTCAAAGCACTTGGGGAAGGAATTATCACAATTACAGGCCCATCTTCACAAGCTAAAAGA GTTGTATGGGATAAATGTATGTGGTGAAGGAGGAGAATATGAAACATTAACTCTGGACTGTCCGCTCTTCAAA AATGCTCGAATAGTGCTCGATAAATATGAAGTCATATTACATTCATCAGATCAAATAGCTCCTGTAGGTGTTCTACATCCCCTAGAATATCACTTGGAGAAGAAGTTGGTTCCCTTGTCTGAAACTGATAATGACAAAATCAATGAGGTACCTGTAGGGGAGTCCAACTTAGTGCATGAAGTGGTGGGAGATTTCCTGGATATCTTGGAAGCTGCATCTCCAAAAAATGTTATGACGTCCAACTTAGGAATAGAAACAAAACAAGAAATCCATATCTCaaaatccaagaagaaaaatACTTTTTCCATTACTTGCTGGCTGCAAGATGCCTCCAAAACCTCAGTAG ATTTGCGAGAGGATCTGCGGGTGGTTTTAACAAAAATACAATTGTTGCTTAGTGAAAACAATTTATCTTGGGAGAATGTTCTTTATATACATCTATATATAGCTGATATGAACGAGTTTGCACTAGCAAATGATGAATATGTGAAATTCATTACTCAAGAGAAGTGTCGTTTTGGTGTGCCATCACGGTCGACTATAGAACTTCCTCTTTTGCAAGCTGGTCTTGGGAGAGCTTATGTTGAAGTCTTAGTTTCAGACGATAATACTAAAAATGTTTTGCATGTTCAAAGTATTTCAGAGTGGGCTCCGAGTTGTATCGGTCCGTACAGCCAG GCAACCTTGCATAAGGATGTTCTGCAAATGGCTGGCCAGTTGGGGCTTGACCCACCGACAATGTTGCTCTCTGTTGAAGGTCCCACATTGGAGTTCCAACAAGCGCTAGATAACAGTGAAGCTGTTGCAAAATGTTTCAATTGTTCAATATCTACGAATGCTATTTGCTTGGTTATTTATTGTTCGGCATCTTTGAGTTCGTCAGACCGAGTTTCTGTTAATAATCAGATGGATGTTTGTCTTGCACAAATGAAGTTGCGGTTGAATAATGGAAGCAAGTCGAATACGCTTGTACTGAGTGATCCTGTTATGTTGTACATTCTTGTTCCTGATTTGCCAAAGAG agCTCTGGTGGAAGTGAAACCCCTTCTTTACAATGGGGAGGATATGGAGATCCCAACTCGTGTCACCAAACAAGATTTATGTGCGAAACAAGCTTATTGGGGGTTTGAGCATGAAAGTTGGCATAATGGATGTCATCAGAAATGTATTGTTGGTGGTAGAATATGTGCAGCTGTGATATCTATCACGCAAGAGATAGTGGCAAAGATCTGTTACAATGAATCAGAATGTAAAGCTAATATTCAAAAGCTTGTAAGGGCAGCTGAGTTCTGCATCTATCTGCTCGATGAAGTTCTTCTTGAGAATGATCTCTCCTGGGATGATATATTG AATTTGAGGATCTATTTCTCAACAAGTCCTGAAACGAGCCATGGAGCGTTGTCAACGATCTTTACCAACGCATTTGCTGAATTTGCGGAGATGAGCAAGAGAATCGATAAGGACACGGAACCATTCTTTACCCTAGTTCCAATCCTGGGAGCTGGAACTTCAGCAACGAGCATGGACAACATACTTACCTGCGAGTTATTTGCCAGAAAGTTTTAG
- the LOC121749660 gene encoding ankyrin repeat domain-containing protein 13C-A-like: MEDLSKYAHSPAHLAVLRHDYAALKRIVEGLLNLAKAGEVNNEAESMAAEKDADAVSAVIDRRDVPGRETPLHLAVRLHDALSAEMLMAAGADWSLQNENGWSALQEAVCTREESIAMIIARHYQPLAWAKWCRRLPRIVASAARIRDFYMEITFHFESSVIPFIGRIAPSDTYRIWKRGSNLRADMTLAGFDGFRIQRSDQTFLFLGEGHSSEDGNISLPPGSLIVLSHKEKEITNALEGAGVQPSEAEVAHEVALMSQTNMYRPGIDVTQAELIPHLNWRRQERTEMVGSWKAKVFDMLHVQVSVKSRRVPGAMTDEELFAVNDDDKLANGAENDEFDDVLTAEERKQLDSALGMGDGFVEDEGCEVQNCHENFDAGSLDSCESNGTSKEKKGWFAWNKKSSKNIGDDPDDSKNLKKFSKLAPDDSKQKANDSHRSLSEFPREDTGDLKKSKDKITKKKKKKGTTVESKNESEYKKGLRPVLWLTPDFPLRTEELLPLLDILANKVKAVRRLRELLTTKLPPGTFPVKIAIPIVPTIRVLVTFTKFEELQPIEEFSTPLSSPAHFQDTKPKESEGSTSWISWMRGSRGGQSSDSEGRSFRDEADPFNIPSDYAWVDANEKKRRLKAKKAKNRKHKKHASSRQHPDGARRPNAEVVE; this comes from the exons ATGGAGGATTTGTCAAAATATGCACATAGTCCTGCCCATTTGGCAGTGCTTCGGCATGATTATGCAGCATTGAAACGGATAGTGGAAGGGCTTCTTAATTTGGCAAAGGCGGGGGAGGTGAATAATGAGGCTGAGTCCATGGCTGCTGAAAAGGATGCTGATGCTGTGTCTGCAGTGATTGACAGAAGAGATGTTCCGGGCAGAGAAACTCCTTTGCACCTCGCGGTGCGGCTGCATGACGCATTGTCAGCTGAGATGTTAATGGCAGCAGGTGCTGATTGGAGTCTACAAAATGAGAATGGGTGGAGTGCACTCCAGGAGGCAGTTTGTACAAGAGAGGAGAGTATTGCGATGATCATAGCCCGACATTACCAGCCTCTTGCCTGGGCTAAATGGTGCCGCAGGCTTCCCAGGATCGTGGCATCAGCAGCTCGGATCCGTGACTTTTATATGGAAATTACCTTCCATTTTGAGAGTTCGGTGATACCCTTCATTGGTAGAATTGCCCCTTCAGACACTTATCGTATATGGAAACGTGGTTCTAACCTCCGAGCAGATATGACCCTTGCAGGGTTTGATGGATTTCGTATCCAACGCTCTGATCAGACTTTTCTCTTCCTTGGAGAGGGTCACAGCTCAGAAGATGGAAATATATCTTTGCCCCCTGGATCTTTGATTGTGCTGTCTCACAAGGAGAAAGAGATCACAAATGCTCTGGAAGGAGCTGGTGTTCAACCATCAGAAGCTGAGGTTGCGCATGAAGTGGCTCTGATGTCTCAAACTAATATGTACAGACCTGGAATTGATGTTACTCAGGCTGAGCTTATCCCTCATTTGAATTGGAGAAGACAAGAGAGGACCGAGATGGTTGGCTCTTGGAAAGCCAAGGTTTTTGATATGCTTCATGTACAAGTGAGTGTGAAGTCTAGGAGAGTTCCTGGTGCTATGACTGATGAGGAGCTTTTTGCAGTTAACGATGATGATAAATTGGCAAATGGGGCTGAAAATGATGAGTTTGATGATGTACTGACTGCTGAGGAAAGAAAGCAGTTAGATTCTGCACTCGGGATGGGGGATGGATTTGTTGAGGACGAAGGCTGTGAAGTCCAAAATTGCCATGAGAACTTTGATGCTGGTTCACTTGATAGTTGTGAATCAAATGGTACCTCCAAAGAGAAGAAAGGTTGGTTTGCTTGGAACAAAAAAAGCTCAAAGAACATTGGAGATGATCCTGATGACTCAAAAAATCTGAAAAAGTTTTCAAAGTTGGCACCTGATGATAGCAAGCAGAAGGCCAATGACAGTCACAGATCATTGTCTGAATTTCCTAGGGAAGATACGGGGGACCTTAAGAAGTCAAAAGATAAAATTaccaagaagaaaaagaagaaaggaacGACTGTTGAATCAAAGAATGAAAGTGAATATAAGAAAGGTCTGAGACCTGTTTTATGGTTGACACCAGATTTTCCCTTGCGAACCGAAGAACTCTTGCCTTTGCTCGACATATTGGCTAATAAGGTGAAAGCTGTCAGAAGACTTCGCGAGCTTTTGACTACTAAGCTGCCCCCGGGAACTTTTCCTGTCAAG ATTGCCATCCCAATTGTCCCCACAATACGCGTGCTGGTGACATTTACGAAATTCGAGGAGCTTCAGCCAATAGAGGAGTTCTCAACCCCTCTCTCCAGCCCTGCTCATTTTCAAGATACCAAGCCTAAAGAATCTGAAGGTTCAACATCATGGATTTCCTGGATGAGGGGAAGCCGTGGGGGCCAGTCGAGTGACAGTGAAGGCCGGAGCTTCCGTGATGAAGCTGATCCTTTCAACATACCATCGGACTATGCATGGGTTGATGCGAATGAGAAGAAACGTCGGTTGAAGGCCAAGAAAGCAAAGAACAGGAAACATAAAAAGCATGCTAGCAGCAGACAACACCCAGACGGTGCACGGAGACCCAACGCTGAAGTGGTGGAGTAG
- the LOC121749671 gene encoding ankyrin repeat domain-containing protein 13C-A-like: protein MEDLSKYEHSPAHLAVLRHDYAALKRIVEGLPNLAKAGEVNNEAESMAAEKDADAVSAVIDRRDVPGRETPLHLAVRLHDALSAEMLMAAGADWSLQNENGWSALQEAVCTREENIAMIIARHYQPLAWAKWCRRLPRIVASAARIRDFYMEITFHFESSVIPFIGRIAPSDTYRIWKRGSNLRADMTLAGFDGFRIQRSDQTFLFLGEGHTSEDGNISLPPGSLIVLSHKEKEITNALEGAGVQPSEAEVAHEVALMSQTNMYRPGIDVTQAELISHLNWRRQERTEMVGSWKAKVFDMLHVQVSVKSRRVPGAMTDEELFAVNDDDKLANGAENDEFDDVLTAEERKQLDSALGMGDGFVEDEGSEVQNCHENFDAGSLDSCESNGTTKEKKGWFAWNKKSSKNIGDDPDDSKNLKKFSKLAPDDSKQKANDSRRSSSEFPREDTGDLKKSKDKSSKKKKKKGTTVESKNESEYKKGLRPVLWLTPDFPLRTEELLPLLDILANKVKAVRRLRELLTTKLPPGTFPVKIAIPIVPTIRVLVTFTKFEELQPIEEFSTPLSSPAHFQDSKPKESEGSTSWISWMRGSRGGQSSDSEGRSFRDEADPFNIPSDYAWVDANEKKRRLKAKKAKNRKHKKHASSRHHPDGARRSNEEVVE, encoded by the exons ATGGAAGATTTGTCAAAATATGAACATAGTCCTGCCCATTTGGCAGTGCTTCGGCATGATTATGCAGCATTGAAACGGATAGTGGAAGGGCTTCCTAATTTGGCAAAGGCGGGGGAGGTGAATAATGAGGCTGAGTCCATGGCTGCTGAAAAGGATGCTGATGCTGTGTCTGCAGTGATTGACAGAAGAGATGTTCCGGGCAGGGAAACTCCTTTGCACCTCGCGGTGCGGCTGCATGACGCATTGTCAGCTGAGATGTTAATGGCAGCAGGTGCTGATTGGAGTCTGCAAAATGAGAATGGGTGGAGTGCACTCCAGGAGGCAGTTTGTACGAGAGAGGAGAATATTGCGATGATCATAGCCCGACATTACCAGCCTCTTGCCTGGGCTAAATGGTGCCGCAGGCTTCCAAGGATCGTGGCATCAGCAGCTCGGATCCGTGACTTTTATATGGAAATTACCTTCCATTTTGAGAGTTCGGTGATACCCTTCATTGGTAGAATTGCCCCTTCAGACACTTATCGTATATGGAAACGTGGTTCTAACCTCCGAGCAGATATGACCCTTGCAGGGTTTGATGGATTTCGTATCCAACGCTCTGATCAGACTTTTCTCTTCCTTGGAGAGGGTCACACCTCAGAAGATGGAAATATATCTTTGCCTCCTGGATCTTTGATTGTGCTGTCTCACAAGGAGAAAGAGATCACAAATGCTCTGGAAGGAGCTGGTGTTCAACCATCAGAAGCTGAGGTTGCGCATGAAGTGGCTCTGATGTCTCAAACTAATATGTACAGACCTGGAATTGATGTTACTCAGGCTGAGCTTATCTCTCATTTGAATTGGAGAAGACAAGAGAGAACCGAGATGGTTGGCTCTTGGAAAGCCAAGGTTTTTGATATGCTTCATGTACAAGTGAGTGTGAAGTCTAGGAGAGTTCCTGGTGCTATGACTGATGAGGAGCTTTTTGCCGTTAACGATGATGATAAATTGGCAAATGGGGCTGAAAATGATGAGTTTGATGATGTACTGACTGCTGAGGAAAGAAAGCAGTTAGATTCTGCACTCGGGATGGGGGATGGATTTGTTGAGGACGAAGGCAGTGAAGTCCAAAATTGCCATGAGAACTTTGATGCTGGTTCACTTGATAGTTGTGAATCAAATGGTACCACCAAAGAGAAGAAAGGTTGGTTTGCTTGGAACAAAAAAAGCTCAAAGAACATTGGAGATGATCCTGATGACTCAAAAAATCTGAAAAAGTTTTCAAAGTTGGCACCTGATGATAGCAAGCAGAAGGCCAATGACAGTCGCAGATCATCGTCTGAATTTCCTAGGGAAGATACGGGGGACCTTAAGAAGTCAAAAGATAAAAGTagcaagaagaaaaagaagaaaggaacGACTGTTGAATCAAAGAATGAAAGTGAATATAAGAAAGGTCTGAGACCTGTTTTATGGTTGACACCAGATTTTCCCTTACGAACCGAAGAACTCTTGCCTTTGCTTGACATATTGGCTAATAAGGTGAAAGCTGTCAGAAGACTTCGCGAGCTTTTGACTACCAAGCTTCCTCCGGGAACTTTTCCTGTCAAG ATTGCCATTCCAATTGTCCCCACAATACGCGTTCTGGTGACATTTACGAAATTCGAGGAGCTTCAGCCAATAGAGGAGTTCTCAACCCCTCTCTCCAGCCCTGCTCATTTTCAAGATTCCAAGCCTAAAGAATCTGAAGGTTCAACATCATGGATTTCCTGGATGAGGGGAAGCCGTGGGGGCCAGTCGAGTGACAGTGAAGGCCGGAGCTTCCGTGATGAAGCTGATCCTTTCAACATACCATCGGACTATGCATGGGTTGATGCGAATGAGAAGAAACGTCGGTTGAAGGCAAAGAAAGCAAAGAATAGGAAACATAAAAAGCATGCTAGCAGCAGACACCATCCAGACGGTGCACGGAGATCCAACGAGGAAGTGGTGGAATAG